One segment of Mycolicibacterium baixiangningiae DNA contains the following:
- a CDS encoding ABC transporter permease, with protein sequence MTTTSAVGFATRPNTSPLRQWWVLTLRVITPTLRNGEVFTQVTAPIMFTVGFYIPLKQFMGAINQGMGSYAQYLMPLIALTAVAYAAVSAAFRSATDAVQGINRRFHAMPIHPLLPLASRMSASMYRCSIALAVSLLCGYVIGFRFYGGLLHTVAFCVLMLAIGAALSLLGDLIGAANQNPEATVPLLLLPQVLFGLLSVGVQPVERFPEWIQPFVRNQPTSQFVYALRGFAGESTAAPGEVTWAVLGPAIAWLVGMTLVAIPLHSSIAARSR encoded by the coding sequence GTGACCACGACGTCGGCTGTCGGGTTCGCCACCCGGCCGAACACGTCGCCGCTCCGCCAGTGGTGGGTGCTGACCTTGCGGGTGATCACTCCCACCCTGCGCAACGGCGAAGTCTTCACCCAGGTCACCGCGCCGATCATGTTCACGGTCGGCTTCTACATCCCGCTCAAGCAGTTCATGGGCGCGATCAACCAGGGCATGGGCAGTTATGCGCAGTATCTGATGCCTCTGATCGCGCTCACGGCGGTCGCGTACGCGGCCGTATCGGCCGCGTTCCGGTCGGCAACCGACGCGGTGCAGGGCATCAACCGGCGGTTCCACGCCATGCCCATCCACCCGCTGCTGCCGCTGGCATCACGCATGTCCGCAAGCATGTACCGCTGCTCGATCGCGCTGGCCGTATCCCTGTTGTGCGGGTATGTGATCGGTTTCCGCTTCTACGGTGGTCTGCTCCACACGGTGGCCTTCTGTGTGCTGATGCTCGCGATCGGCGCGGCGCTGTCGTTGCTCGGGGACCTCATCGGCGCCGCGAATCAGAATCCAGAGGCGACGGTGCCGTTGCTGCTGCTGCCGCAGGTGCTGTTCGGTCTGCTGTCGGTCGGTGTGCAACCCGTCGAACGCTTTCCGGAATGGATCCAACCGTTCGTCCGCAACCAACCCACGTCCCAGTTCGTCTACGCGCTGCGCGGTTTCGCGGGGGAGAGCACCGCGGCGCCGGGCGAGGTCACGTGGGCGGTCCTGGGGCCGGCCATCGCATGGCTGGTCGGTATGACGCTGGTGGCGATCCCGCTGCACTCTTCGATCGCTGCCAGGAGCCGGTGA
- a CDS encoding ABC transporter permease — MTIDMRPRSPSDQPSRNGYHVVPPPTVVELGTSGRHRLPRLGENSPRRLLAHSRVLAMRILLRWGRDAATMVESLIMPVVLLVTLDIVLGDGISQVTGNSALYGSVPLIAMVGAMTGAMVGGVGLMNERKTGLLSRLWVLPVHRASGLLSRLIAEVVRIVVTTGVVLGVGYLLGFRFRQGVVDSVAWVLVPVPLGVAFSVAVITLALYTASTTMVELTEGVWALLMFFSTGFVPLDQFPTWIQPVVEHQPVSCAIEAMRGLAQGGPVLAPMIQMLAWSAGIVAVCLIPVAVGYRRASMRN, encoded by the coding sequence ATGACCATCGACATGCGCCCGCGATCACCCTCGGATCAACCGTCCCGCAACGGTTACCACGTGGTTCCACCGCCGACGGTGGTTGAGCTCGGCACGTCCGGTCGGCACCGCCTTCCCCGGCTCGGAGAGAACTCTCCGCGGCGACTGCTGGCGCACAGCCGGGTGCTGGCGATGCGCATCCTTCTCCGCTGGGGCCGCGACGCTGCGACCATGGTCGAGTCCCTGATCATGCCGGTCGTGCTGCTGGTGACCCTCGATATCGTGCTGGGAGACGGCATTTCACAGGTCACCGGGAACAGCGCGCTGTACGGCAGCGTCCCGCTCATCGCGATGGTGGGGGCGATGACCGGTGCGATGGTCGGCGGGGTCGGCCTCATGAACGAGCGTAAGACCGGCCTGCTGTCGAGGTTGTGGGTGCTCCCGGTGCACCGGGCGTCGGGCCTGCTGTCGCGACTGATCGCGGAGGTGGTGCGCATCGTGGTCACCACCGGGGTGGTGCTGGGGGTCGGGTACCTGCTGGGTTTCCGCTTCCGGCAGGGGGTGGTCGATTCGGTGGCCTGGGTGCTCGTTCCCGTTCCGCTGGGTGTGGCATTCTCGGTCGCCGTCATCACCCTCGCGCTCTACACGGCCAGCACCACCATGGTGGAGCTCACCGAAGGAGTCTGGGCGCTGCTGATGTTCTTCAGCACCGGCTTCGTGCCGCTCGACCAGTTCCCGACGTGGATCCAGCCCGTCGTGGAGCATCAACCGGTCAGCTGCGCCATCGAGGCGATGCGCGGACTGGCACAGGGCGGGCCCGTGCTCGCGCCGATGATCCAGATGCTGGCGTGGTCAGCCGGCATCGTCGCCGTGTGCCTGATCCCCGTGGCGGTCGGATACCGACGGGCCAGCATGCGCAACTGA
- a CDS encoding phthiocerol/phthiodiolone dimycocerosyl transferase family protein: MVFPTSVIRSLAPSEQWYAESQTFGAITIQLTGSFDPDAMSDAFDALLQAHPILSGHLESGPDGRYEIVTDDLMHPGIWLRELGGSASETPRPDLDPDVSLINLMVRPGEACAEVTLYVHHSVADGNHAAALLFELFSRYTDMVCTGLPGPAGVEPAPESLEALLSQRGIQKIPRSGLERFMPAMFAYPPATRPGAPTPPPSTPTRPVPAPTARGRLTKEETTALVEFGLGHRLFLNPLVSAAILLAEWRLRGTPDVPVPYVYVVDLRMLLTPPVPVMGATNPLGMATYLAMITSNTTLAELGRDIAANLATDVAEGVVQQSMLHFKPQYDEGQRGLPDVVSSTNFGRTPILRTPPELHVDEWHTDIYRASSVLDMYSVGIFGERLAVEYHTYATDPERSVDLVLEILRDAGRRGQR; this comes from the coding sequence ATGGTGTTTCCCACATCCGTCATCCGTAGCCTGGCGCCCAGCGAACAGTGGTATGCCGAGAGCCAGACGTTCGGGGCGATCACGATCCAGCTGACGGGTTCGTTCGACCCGGATGCGATGTCCGACGCCTTCGATGCCCTGCTGCAGGCCCATCCGATCTTGTCCGGGCATCTGGAATCGGGTCCCGACGGCCGGTACGAGATCGTCACCGACGACCTGATGCATCCCGGGATATGGCTGCGTGAGCTCGGTGGTTCGGCGTCCGAGACGCCGCGGCCCGACCTCGATCCCGACGTATCGCTGATCAACCTCATGGTCCGGCCCGGTGAGGCGTGCGCCGAGGTGACCCTGTACGTCCACCACAGCGTCGCCGACGGCAACCATGCGGCCGCCCTGCTGTTCGAGCTGTTCTCCAGATACACCGACATGGTGTGCACGGGCCTACCCGGCCCGGCCGGTGTCGAACCCGCTCCGGAGTCGCTGGAGGCGCTGCTGAGTCAGCGTGGCATCCAGAAGATCCCGCGGTCCGGACTCGAGCGGTTCATGCCGGCGATGTTCGCCTACCCGCCGGCCACCCGGCCCGGCGCACCCACACCTCCTCCGAGTACCCCCACCCGGCCGGTGCCCGCTCCCACCGCCAGGGGGCGCCTGACCAAGGAGGAGACGACCGCCCTCGTCGAGTTCGGTCTCGGCCACCGGCTGTTCCTCAATCCCCTCGTCTCGGCGGCGATCCTGTTGGCCGAGTGGCGACTCCGGGGAACTCCCGACGTACCGGTCCCTTACGTCTACGTGGTCGACCTCCGAATGCTGCTCACTCCTCCGGTACCGGTGATGGGTGCGACGAACCCTCTCGGCATGGCCACCTACCTCGCCATGATCACCTCGAACACGACCTTGGCCGAACTCGGCCGCGACATCGCCGCCAACCTCGCCACCGACGTGGCCGAAGGTGTGGTCCAACAATCGATGTTGCACTTCAAACCGCAGTACGACGAGGGACAGCGCGGACTTCCGGACGTGGTGTCCTCCACGAACTTCGGCCGGACGCCCATCCTGCGCACCCCGCCCGAGTTGCACGTCGACGAGTGGCACACCGACATCTACCGGGCTTCTTCGGTCCTCGACATGTACTCCGTCGGCATCTTCGGTGAACG